A part of Melittangium boletus DSM 14713 genomic DNA contains:
- a CDS encoding DUF3304 domain-containing protein: MKSDEERLREYEQEIESLPEELKPIELTLYGLNYTDLYIDSFSVSGIGGANIPVSSPTAGSSGGVCCMPWYPGAALPIPIKVSWTRDNKRRCEKEVMITGPVPPNPENFAVHFFPDGHIEIELTEGYPELKLRLERFSATQRKESGNVVLDEQVARCKNVNQQ, encoded by the coding sequence ATGAAGAGCGACGAGGAACGCCTTCGCGAATACGAGCAGGAAATAGAGTCCTTGCCCGAGGAACTTAAGCCCATCGAGCTGACGCTCTACGGCCTGAATTACACCGACCTGTACATCGACAGTTTCTCGGTGTCGGGCATTGGAGGGGCCAACATTCCCGTCAGTTCACCTACCGCTGGAAGTAGTGGTGGTGTGTGTTGCATGCCTTGGTATCCAGGAGCGGCCCTGCCCATCCCCATCAAGGTCTCCTGGACTCGGGACAACAAGCGTCGGTGCGAAAAGGAAGTCATGATCACTGGCCCCGTACCTCCAAATCCAGAGAACTTCGCGGTGCACTTCTTCCCCGATGGGCACATCGAGATCGAACTCACAGAGGGCTATCCAGAACTCAAGCTGCGATTGGAGCGCTTCAGCGCCACACAGCGCAAGGAATCGGGCAATGTCGTCTTGGACGAGCAAGTCGCAAGGTGCAAGAATGTCAACCAACAGTGA
- a CDS encoding T6SS phospholipase effector Tle1-like catalytic domain-containing protein has protein sequence MSTNSDQKTQVLSSLSKSVTFLNMRTGKTTRALGANGNSAQKSQPSTGTHVSIFFDGTGNNLEADHDTGEHSNVARLFQAHREDPTQGIYRHYVPGIGTYFREIGDPGGERLGNGAGGKGEARLQWAMAKLEKHLAQSDGRQTLHLALFGFSRGATLARAFALRIAQKCQRRGDGVWRLTLGQRTSPIRLYFMGLFDTVASVGTPLSLNNTASVLMSTVSTRAGMMDRNARDLSKLAFGTEPGADPAPGLSTGHWAWANDLHIPEMVEDCLHIVAAHELRNSFPVDSLLQGSEYPANCREMLYPGAHSDVGGGYRTGEGARSRTNGSLLSMIPLRVMRDQAIQAGVPLDSALNGRDFAEDAASKESFELLHQRFSGYMNAVGWGEQPLGTGVLAHMKRYYQWRFHRIARDKKDREARRPTKDEALLREFQAKWKTESKDLSKETAVFQKKYFAQAQRTSELKNSFGAQRRQQLVQKEQFMANAMKNDYLSLKARLDTLPSWDGSFLESLKVYDAQLLEDVRAIQALSKFLGRQKLRPHYQQMLQAYEDEQRGQGLKDQTIIQFFDTYVHDSLAAFAQDSTLPSDPRVIYTGGNNKMKYAVNQPRSQAAPHAALG, from the coding sequence ATGTCAACCAACAGTGACCAGAAGACTCAAGTCCTTTCCAGTCTGAGCAAGTCCGTCACATTCTTGAACATGCGCACCGGGAAGACCACACGAGCACTTGGGGCCAACGGTAACAGTGCTCAGAAATCACAGCCTTCAACTGGAACGCACGTCTCCATCTTCTTCGATGGTACGGGAAATAATCTGGAAGCGGACCATGATACCGGAGAGCACAGCAACGTGGCTCGGCTCTTTCAGGCCCATCGTGAAGATCCGACGCAAGGCATATATCGCCATTACGTCCCAGGCATCGGGACATATTTCCGGGAGATAGGAGACCCCGGCGGCGAGCGCCTGGGCAACGGGGCGGGAGGCAAGGGGGAAGCCCGGCTCCAGTGGGCGATGGCGAAGCTGGAGAAACACCTCGCCCAGAGCGATGGCCGACAGACGCTCCATCTGGCGCTGTTCGGATTCTCGCGTGGGGCCACGCTCGCACGCGCGTTCGCTCTGCGCATTGCTCAGAAATGCCAGCGCCGTGGAGATGGCGTCTGGCGCCTCACGCTAGGTCAACGCACCTCCCCCATTCGTCTGTACTTCATGGGACTGTTCGACACAGTGGCCTCCGTGGGCACGCCCCTGAGCCTCAACAACACAGCGTCCGTGTTGATGAGCACGGTGAGCACACGGGCGGGAATGATGGACCGCAATGCCCGCGACCTCTCCAAACTCGCGTTCGGCACCGAGCCGGGTGCGGATCCCGCGCCTGGATTGTCCACCGGCCATTGGGCCTGGGCCAATGACCTCCACATTCCCGAGATGGTCGAGGATTGTCTTCACATCGTGGCGGCCCATGAACTTCGCAATTCGTTCCCAGTGGACAGTCTTCTCCAAGGTTCGGAGTACCCCGCCAATTGTCGTGAAATGCTCTATCCCGGAGCACACTCGGACGTGGGCGGTGGCTACCGTACAGGAGAAGGAGCCCGAAGCCGGACAAATGGCTCGCTCCTGAGCATGATTCCCTTGCGGGTCATGCGGGATCAGGCCATCCAGGCGGGTGTTCCCTTGGACAGCGCCCTCAACGGTCGAGACTTCGCCGAGGATGCCGCCAGCAAGGAGTCCTTCGAACTCCTTCACCAGCGATTCAGCGGCTACATGAATGCCGTGGGTTGGGGCGAGCAACCCCTGGGCACCGGAGTTCTGGCCCACATGAAGCGCTATTACCAGTGGCGATTCCACCGAATCGCCCGCGACAAGAAGGACCGGGAGGCTCGCCGGCCCACCAAGGACGAAGCACTCCTCCGGGAGTTCCAGGCCAAATGGAAAACCGAGAGCAAGGATTTGTCCAAGGAGACAGCGGTTTTCCAAAAGAAATATTTCGCACAGGCGCAGCGAACCAGTGAGTTGAAAAACTCATTTGGTGCCCAGCGTCGGCAGCAACTCGTGCAGAAAGAACAGTTCATGGCCAACGCCATGAAGAACGACTACCTGTCCCTCAAGGCACGTCTGGACACCCTGCCCAGCTGGGATGGATCGTTCCTGGAGTCCCTGAAAGTCTACGACGCACAACTCCTCGAGGATGTCCGCGCCATCCAGGCGCTCTCGAAGTTCCTGGGCCGGCAGAAACTCCGGCCCCACTATCAGCAGATGCTCCAAGCCTATGAGGACGAGCAACGCGGACAGGGCCTGAAGGATCAGACGATCATCCAGTTCTTCGACACCTA